The Scophthalmus maximus strain ysfricsl-2021 chromosome 7, ASM2237912v1, whole genome shotgun sequence genome includes a window with the following:
- the LOC118315180 gene encoding neuronal acetylcholine receptor subunit alpha-7, with protein MDARIFSLQVLTLCCLVHGSLQGVYQRRLYTELMRNYNPLERPVHNDSHSLTVHFSFSLLQIMDVDEKNQVLTTNIWLQLYWTDFYLQWNTSEYPGVTNVRFPDNQIWRPDVLLYNSADERFDASFHTNILVNSTGYCQYLPPGIFKSTCHIDVRWFPFDVQRCDLKFGSWTYGGWSLDLQMVEADVTGYIANGEWDLVEVPGRRSERFYDCCQEPYPDVTFTVVMRRRTLYYGLNLLIPCVLISTLALLVFLLPADSGEKISLGITVLLSLTVFMLLVAEIMPATSDSVPLIAQYFATTMVIVGLSVIATVLVLQYHHHDPDGGHMPQWTRVILLNWCAWFLRMRRPRKARVRLACHNAAKRRRGSLSSLELSVSQGALLHHPQVTNGNLLYLGCQGAEGLHYDYEEEVLRAGGGARGGGGGGAVGGSALEAELNQILEEVRYIAARVRGQDEEEQLCSEWKFAAAVIDRLCLVAFSLFTILCTIGILMSAPNFVEAISKDFFS; from the exons ATGGACGCTCGTATCTTCAGCCTGCAGGTCCTGACGCTCTGCTGCCTCGTCCACG ggtctCTGCAGGGTGTGTATCAGCGGCGTCTCTACACGGAGCTCATGAGGAACTACAACCCGCTGGAGCGACCGGTTCACAACGACTCCCACAGCCTGACGGTTCACTTCAGCTTCTCACTGCTGCAGATCATGGACgtg GACGAGAAGAACCAAGTGCTGACGACCAACATCTGGCTGCAGCTG tactGGACAGACTTCTACCTGCAGTGGAACACGTCAGAGTATCCAGGTGTGACCAACGTCCGGTTCCCCGACAACCAGATCTGGAGGCCCGACGTCCTGCTGTACAACAG TGCTGATGAACGCTTCGACGCCTCCTTCCACACCAACATCTTGGTCAACTCCACCGGCTACTGTCAGTACCTGCCCCCAG GAATATTTAAGAGCACCTGTCACATCGACGTGCGCTGGTTCCCGTTCGACGTGCAGCGCTGCGACCTGAAGTTCGGCTCATGGACATACGGCGGCTGGTCCCTGGACCTGCAGATGGTCGAGGCCGACGTCACCGGGTACATCGCCAACGGGGAGTGGGACCTCGTGG agGTTCCCGGGCGGAGGAGCGAGCGTTTCTACGACTGCTGCCAGGAGCCGTACCCGGACGTGACCTTCACcgtggtgatgaggaggaggacgctcTACTACGGACTCAACCTCCTCATCCCCTGCGTCCTCATCTCCACGCTGGCTCTGCTCGTCTTCCTGCTGCCGGCCGACTCCGGAGAGAAGATCTCgctgg gcatcACGGTGCTGCTCTCGCTGACCGTCTTCATGCTGCTCGTCGCTGAGATCATGCCGGCGACGTCGGACTCTGTTCCTCTGATCG cTCAGTACTTTGCGACGACCATGGTGATCGTGGGTCTGTCGGTCATCGCCACGGTTCTGGTTCTGCAGTATCATCACCACGACCCTGATGGAGGACACATGCCTCAGTGG ACTCGTGTGATTCTGTTGAACTGGTGCGCCTGGTTCCTGAGGATGCGGCGTCCCAGGAAGGCGAGGGTCCGCCTGGCGTGTCACAACGCCGCCAAGCGTCGCCGCGGCAGCCTGTCTAGCCTGGAGCTCAGCGTCAGCCAGGGGGCGCTGCTACACCACCCGCAGGTAACCAACGGCAACCTGCTGTACTTGGGCTGCCAGGGCGCGGAGGGTCTGCACTACGACTacgaggaggaggtgctgagagcagggggcggagccagaggaggaggaggaggaggagcagtgggagGTTCTGCGCTGGAGGCGGAGCTGAACCAGAtcctggaggaggtgaggtaCATCGCCGCGCGGGTCCGCGggcaggacgaggaggagcagctctGCAGCGAGTGGAAGTTTGCGGCGGCCGTGATCGACCGCTTGTGTCTGGTGGCGTTCTCGCTCTTCACCATCCTCTGCACCATCGGCATCCTCATGTCGGCGCCCAACTTCGTGGAGGCCATTTCCAAAGACTTCTtcagctga